A single genomic interval of Macadamia integrifolia cultivar HAES 741 chromosome 6, SCU_Mint_v3, whole genome shotgun sequence harbors:
- the LOC122081969 gene encoding LOW QUALITY PROTEIN: probable peroxygenase 4 (The sequence of the model RefSeq protein was modified relative to this genomic sequence to represent the inferred CDS: deleted 1 base in 1 codon), whose product MASSSVSPFSETHSQDLSPLQKHVAFFDRNKDGLIYPWETFQGFRAIGSGFLLSIIASIFINVALSGKTRPGKFSPLFPIEIKNIHMAKHGSDSGVYDTEGRLVPAKFEEIFHKHAHTDPNALTSKELSEMLKGNRVPKDYVGRLGAWTEWKILHFMCSDKDGFLHKDTIKGVYDGSLFEKMERERASAHKET is encoded by the exons ATGGCTTCCTCCTCTGTTTCACCCTTCAGTGAGACCCATAGCCAGG ACCTGAGCCCTCTTCAGAAGCATGTGGCTTTCTTCGACAGGAACAAAGACGGGCTTATCTACCCTTGGGAAACCTTCCAAG GGTTCCGTGCTATTGGATCTGGA TTCCTTTTGTCCATCATTGCTTCTATCTTCATTAATGTCGCCCTCAGTGGTAAAACTCGTCCT GGAAAATTTTCTCCCCTCTTCCCAATCGAGATAAAGAACATACATATGGCCAAACATGGGAGTGATAGTGGTGTCTATGATACAGAAGGAAG GTTGGTACCAGCGAAGTTTGAGGAGATCTTTCATAAACATGCCCATACTGATCCAAATGCATTGACGTCAAAAGAGTTATCTGAAATGCTCAAGGGCAACCGGGTTCCTAAAGACTATGTGGGAAG GCTCGGGGCTTGGACAGAATGGAAGATTTTACACTTCATGTGCAGTGACAAAGATGGTTTTCTACACAAAGACACCATTAAAGGTGTTTATGATGGAAGCCTCTTTGAAAagatggagagggagagagcaTCAGCCCACAAAGAAACATAG
- the LOC122081971 gene encoding ubiquitin-conjugating enzyme E2 variant 1B-like, with translation MDDADDIFMRSWTGTIIGPPNTVHEGRIYQLKLFCDKDYPDNPPTVRFQTRINMTCVSQETGMVEPSQFPMLADWQREYTMEDILTQLKKEMMSPQNQKLAQPPEGNDEQRVDPKGLVLRCCIL, from the exons ATGGATGATGCTGATGACATATTCATGCGGTCATGGACTGGGACCATCATTGGTCCTCCTAAT ACTGTTCATGAGGGGCGCATCTACCAGTTGAAACTTTTCTGCGATAAAgactacccagataacccaccAACTGTGCGATTTCAAACACGGATCAATATGACCTGTGTCAGCCAGGAAACTGGAATG GTTGAACCTAGTCAGTTTCCAATGCTTGCTGATTGGCAGAGGGAATACACAATGGAGGACATACTTACCCAGTTGAAGAAAGAAATGATGTCTCCTCAGAACCAGAAGCTGGCCCAGCCTCCTGAAG GCAATGACGAGCAAAGGGTAGACCCAAAGGGGTTGGTGCTGAGATGTTGTATTCTCTAA
- the LOC122081970 gene encoding cilia- and flagella-associated protein 20 isoform X1 produces MFKNTFQSGFLSILYSLGSKPLQIWDKEVINGHIKRPQDEDIQSSVLEIVGSNIQSTYITCPADPSATLGIKLPFLVMIVKNLKKYFTFEIQVLDDKNVRRRFRASNFQAVTRVKPYICTMPLKLDEGWNQIQLNLADFTRRAYGTNYVETLRVQVHANCRLRRIYFSDRLYSEEELPPEFKLYLPMQKA; encoded by the exons ATGTTTAAGAACACATTCCAGTCTGGGTTTCTATCCATTTTGTACAGCCTTGG GAGCAAGCCTTTGCAGATATGGGATAAAGAAG TTATCAATGGCCATATTAAAAGGCCACAAGATGAAGACATCCAGTCCAGTGTACTTGAGATTGTTGGATCAAATATCCAATCAACATACATTACATGCCCAGCAGATCCTTCGGCCACGCTTGGTATAAAGCTTCCTTTCTTGGTTATGATCGTAAAGAATCTAAAGAAATACTTCACATTTGAGATCCAAGTGCTGGATGATAAGAATGTCAGGCGACGTTTCagggcttctaattttcaa gcTGTGACACGAGTGAAGCCTTATATCTGCACTATGCCCTTGAAGTTGGATGAGGGGTGGAATCAGATCCAGTTGAATCTTGCTGATTTTACACGGAGGGCTTATGGCACAAACTATGTTGAAACTCTGCGTGTCCAGGTCCATGCAAACTGTCGCCTAAGGAGGATATATTTCTCTGATCGCCTTTATTCAGAGGAAGAGCTCCCACCGGAATTCAAACTGTACCTTCCAATGCAA AAGGCATAG
- the LOC122081970 gene encoding cilia- and flagella-associated protein 20 isoform X2, with product MFKNTFQSGFLSILYSLGSKPLQIWDKEVINGHIKRPQDEDIQSSVLEIVGSNIQSTYITCPADPSATLGIKLPFLVMIVKNLKKYFTFEIQVLDDKNVRRRFRASNFQAVTRVKPYICTMPLKLDEGWNQIQLNLADFTRRAYGTNYVETLRVQVHANCRLRRIYFSDRLYSEEELPPEFKLYLPMQA from the exons ATGTTTAAGAACACATTCCAGTCTGGGTTTCTATCCATTTTGTACAGCCTTGG GAGCAAGCCTTTGCAGATATGGGATAAAGAAG TTATCAATGGCCATATTAAAAGGCCACAAGATGAAGACATCCAGTCCAGTGTACTTGAGATTGTTGGATCAAATATCCAATCAACATACATTACATGCCCAGCAGATCCTTCGGCCACGCTTGGTATAAAGCTTCCTTTCTTGGTTATGATCGTAAAGAATCTAAAGAAATACTTCACATTTGAGATCCAAGTGCTGGATGATAAGAATGTCAGGCGACGTTTCagggcttctaattttcaa gcTGTGACACGAGTGAAGCCTTATATCTGCACTATGCCCTTGAAGTTGGATGAGGGGTGGAATCAGATCCAGTTGAATCTTGCTGATTTTACACGGAGGGCTTATGGCACAAACTATGTTGAAACTCTGCGTGTCCAGGTCCATGCAAACTGTCGCCTAAGGAGGATATATTTCTCTGATCGCCTTTATTCAGAGGAAGAGCTCCCACCGGAATTCAAACTGTACCTTCCAATGCAA GCATAG